The Oryzias latipes chromosome 11, ASM223467v1 nucleotide sequence TGTGAATGTCTTTCCTGTTCTCTcccagctatccagccgtacatttttgaaccagatgtcactttggacaaggaaaacaaagacgtacacggatcaatttgtctacaagtggatgcatcagaatggagcaaagcaggaagcttgtgaacCGCAATCTTATTCCAACggcatttttccgtctgctcctgattcacaaaagcttgaataaaaactcagaaatacaattttaatctgaagatttatatatatatatgtatatatatatatatatagatatagatatatatatagatatgtatGTCcctcattatcagaaaaatgccacaggaacatattaaaaacaccaaaaagaccattttcataGAACTGGGTCTAATGAAAAATATCCCAAAACACAAAGATGCCGTCTAGAACAACATTCACTTCATTAAGTTCTCAGTTGGGGGAaaagcatcagtgtttaaatgTCTTTGTCCCCTAATCAGAATCTCCTCTGTTGCAGCATAAATCAGAGCGTACAAGCCTCAGTTCCCCTCAGGACTGGAGGGAGACGCAGCACACGTCCGCTCCAGTTAAAAAAGACGCGGCCCTGAATGGCAATAACAGCAACGGCTTTGGAGTCAAGTCCTTGGACGAGCACATGGCCAGCCTCAACCTACTGGAGAGCAAATAATTCAGGAGATGATCTCCATGTTATCTTGTTCTCCGCATCAGCAAAGCAACCTCACTTCTGTGGAGCACTCCTGATCCAAGAAAGAGTCACTAGAAAAGTGGCTAGAAGCTGTAAAAACAGACTTTGTTGGGCAGAATTTGCCTTAGGTGGAATAATTCtgcagttaaaaacataaaagcccAATCTGGAGGTAGTCATGCACTGTTAATCTGAAACAGTTCCATCCCAGTCCACTAGAGGACGACAATCAAAACTACCGGTAGTATTGCGTTTCCAAGAAAAGTGAGGTCATCTTAAATCTAATTTTGGAGTAACCGTCATTAGTTGAGCTAATAAAATGATCAGAAGTCAGGAAATAAAAGCCCCCCTTCAGCCATACATCTGTCTTCACCATGTGCCTCAGTGTAACAGACCTGTGTGCTTTGTGCTGTATTGTTAATGTATTGGACAAGTTACataaggacaaaaaaacacacaagctaCATGATGCAGTCATCACTACAACCTTTGTGCAATCTCAGCCTGGTAACATGAACCTTTTAACTAAATGTTTTATAGTGGCCATACGAGTATTTTACAAGTTCAACTTCATTTGTCATCATTTCACGTGTGATAAGTTCATTTAGCgaaagaaaatctgttcaaTGCCAAATATTCTGACTACTGCAAACTAATCAGAAGTGACAgcggagactttttttttttaccttatttaGGAACGAAAAGGTTAAGTAaagctttttaacccttgtgctatcttagatgaccccacccttacattgacgtcttctccctaccatgactaaggtggataaaggtggaaagatttcatgtaatccatggacaccagtgaagatcacaaatcattgaagaaaaaaggttcagagcactgtctagtgggtctagatgacccaactcccaatggtaaagtgcctaggatagcacaagggataacgaGAAATTATATCAGATGCTACCGTCTTAAATATTACAGAAATTATTCAGAAGTGCCACGCATTTGTGGATACTGGGAAGCATCTGAAccactgactgtaaatgaggactggactgagtaacccctccccctggcgtcccaaacaggaagtatccactggttccaagaaaccaaaatctcaTAGACCTTTTATAAAGCACTAGTTAGCATTTTTGTTAGTCAGAATAATCTTTCTTACCCTGATACcttatttttacataatcttgataattttatatgtttttttcttttttgcaagttattcaacGTATAAACTGACCAGACACCTCAATAACAGGTAACCCCCCCACATGGAACATTTAACAGATTACCCCCGCTTTAGGTGGTATaataagctcactcctgattggttagaggggttgccatagaaacaatgactcagatcgacttggaccaatcacttgCTTACTGACAATTTCAGGCTCCAACAGGCAAAAAAATGACTGAATCGACttcgttggagccagaagtcctttgctatgggtgacatcacactcagtccagctctcatataTAGTCAAAGATCTGAACTCAACTGCATGTATTAATATGATatatttctaagtatttatgGTACTTGAAGCCTATTCAGTGATGGTTTTGCTATTTCTAGAGGCAGTCTGATGATGATTTAACTGTGTGAGAGCagttaaagatgtgaaaaaaatcaTATCTAGTTTTGGATCACCTCTTCTTTTGACAGCTGAAAcgtgaagaaaagaagaaataaacaatattttttttaattaaaaaaaagtcaccggttgttttttttacaacaaaaaaatgaacgaCTCACTATTTTCTCCAAAAGTAATTTaacaaccacaaaaaaagcaaggCCTGTTAGAATCAAAATCAACAATAGTATTGATTAATACATAATTTTTCAATGCACCATTCAGTCTGTACTCCATGTGTTTTGAGCTgatggggaggaaaaaaaacccaaaaactgcTGTTCCAGCTTGAAGATGGCACTCTTCATCAGGACGCTTGTGGCTGCTGATCACGCTTGGAGACGATGCTCTCAAACTCTTTCCTGCTCAACAGATTTTCTGTCACACTCTTGCTTTCCTCAAACTTTGGGAGGATGACAGCGATGTATCCTTCAGTTGACGGCTGATTGAACAAAAGAgaataaatgtgtcaaaaaggATGAAATATTACAGGATTTTTGGTTTGAAAGTGTTCTGATGTAGTTCTGGTATCCAGACGGTAAATTCTACATTTAAAGAGACATAAATGTTCAGCTTTGATGACGTAAACAAACTTGCCTTTTCTAGTAACAGATTTGGTCTTTCCAAAATATTCTCATTGACCTCCAGCAGACGGCCGCGGATGCAGCTGAAGACAAATGTTTAAGTTACAAAAACGTTCCATAAAGTGGAAGATGAATCCAGGATAAAGGGCGGGAAATCTCACCTGTAGATTGTATACTTGGTCTCATCTGTGCATGTAATTCTACACAAAGGTGCAAAATCTGTAAGAAACTGACCTCCCTGTTTTGGGGAGAGGggagtaaaacatgaaaaaggaaacattttgatACTAGAAATAAGAGCACAAAAATAGTTTACCCTCTTGGATTTTCCAGAAACTTTATTGTTTAAGCGACTGCAGCCGTTACTGATCTGGTAGTTTATGGTTTTGATTGTGCGTCCATTCTGGAGAACCGGATGGGTTTCTGCTAAAGTGACGACACATATTCTGGagagcaaaaaatatatatatgaaagTCTTTAGACAATATTTATTCTAGAAGTAAATAAACTATAAGCTGAGTGGAAAATGACAGTAAAGTAACTGTCTGGTGTGTGTATAAAATGCAGACTTAACTGCAACTATAAATCACCtaaacttgaacaaaaatgtaatattttctgtTCAAGTTGTTTTAGATTTAGAGGATTTAGTCTTCTGTTGCAACTATAACATATATTGGGATTTTTACACTAAAGGAATTCTCAATGGTACCGAGACAACTCACTGCGCATGCGTAACGCGTTAGCAAAGAAAACTACTAATTAACTCCACCTGTTTGAATGCTGGAGAATACAGTGGTCCTCGCATGGTTGCCCCTTCATATCTAAAATATAGAAACAATTGCTTATTTTTAAGCCAATATACTTGAACATATTACTTAtccagttaaataaaaatatcgaCGGACATTAATTAATCAAGACTTTCTTACCTGCTCTGTACCACCGTGTGTAGTATCGGTCGATAATTGATGGCGGCTCTAATTCAGTATCTTTCTGCGTCTCGCTGTCCATTAAATCTTAAATGcaataacaaaattaaacacCTAAAACTGCGTCGCTGGTGTGTGTTCAACGGACAACTGGGGGCGTGACACGCTGGGTCCCTCCCTTAAAAACGTCCGACTACTTCTGCAGGAGTTAAAGAGTTCCACCCTCTACCTAAAAaggagttttaattttttttattacttttttatttttttattccactgAATAGTaggacttttaaaaacacaaaagatttttagtAGTTCCCCACTAAGTTTGGTCGAAATTAGCTTaacatgttaaaagaaaagggaaaaaaagggagcTAAAATCCACCAATTCTTTATCCCTACCATTTCTTAAAAAACTCAGTTAatctagtttgtgttttttacccctttgtttacattcccCATGTTAAATCTTATTAAatcaatgttattttttttcacaaactgtgTAATTCCAACTTTAAAGTCCTATAAACACtcactttttaattaaaatgattattGCCAAATGATCACTTCTTGGATcaatttgtctacaagtggatgcatcagaatggagcaaagcaggaagcttgtgaacCACAGTCTTATTCCAACggcatttttccgtctgctcctgattcacaaaaccttgaataaaaactcagaaacacaattttaatcttaagtttatatatatatatatatatatatatatatatatatatatatatatatatatatatatatatatatatatatatatatatatatatatatatatatatatatatatatatatatatatatatatatatatatatatatatatatatattagtgaTGGGACGATGATACCTCAAGGTGTGTATTGACACACTAAACAAACTGTGTTGTCACTGTATTGATACTGTGTTGGTCACCCAATAGTGACCCCAGCAGTAGTTATAAAATCATTGCAGGTAAAGAAATTCCTTGTTGGTGTAAATGCTAAAACTGAGTTAGTATGTAAAATATAGCAAATTAGAGTAAAAATTCAGAGTTacaattttttaacttttgtgcaCATTTGTCATCTTAACTTTTAAATCAtatgaaataaaagacaaaaagtgaTTAGTTCATGAATTTTTATTGAGAAACCAGCTCCCCAGCCGCATGGTACAGACGATGATGGTGAGCAGAGGGTTTTAAGTGCAAGTTGATAAAGATGTGGGTATATTTCCTGGTTCCATTTCCAATATTGCAAAGGATCTTGGTTTctgggtgtgtttgtttctgccaGGTAACGTTAGACTTCAATAATGGAGTCAGCTGTTGCGTTCCTCGTCTTCTGGGTCTCTGCAACCTCCAGATCTAAAGTTTTCCAGAGATTGTGCcctaaaaaaatagttaatcaTTACTTTATTATCACATGATATATCATATCACAAAGTGCCactgaaatgtattttcatacCTGAACTGGGTTCTGACCCATGTGAAGAGCTAGGCTCTTCTTCTCTTGGCTCCTCATTTCTTCTGCACATTCTGACTGCAGTCTCTTCACCGCTTCACTTGCCTTTTGCTGACTAACAAAtccattctttttaaatctgggATCTAACAGAGTTGCCAGAGTCATCACACAGAGATTCCATGCCGCAAATAGGGTTAGTTAGCCGCTTCCTCAGGTTTTCAGCCAGTTGCTGAGCAGCTATTTTTGTTACAGTTGTGGCCTGACGTTGGAGCTCAATGTGGATCATTCTCATCATGGGAATGACCTTCGACCCAGAGACCCTTTTTTCCTCTTGAAGCTTGGTCAAAAGGAGCTAGAACCCTGAGCATCTCTTCAATGATCTGACATTCTTCTGGAGTCAGTGGAGTGATGTCAGGTTTTGATGAGGCCAGTGACACCCAGACTGCCTCCTTCTGCTCAGTCATTCCTTCAAACATGTAGGTACTGTTCCGTCGTGTTGGCACCTCGTTTATTCATTTATGGCCCCGTGTTCCCAGCTGTTGCTGTATTTGAGTGAGCTTCTCTTTAGCAGTCATGCTCCATCGAAAGTATGTCACAATGTGTCGTGTTTTGTTGCGTATTTCAGTTATTGTTGGGATTTGATCACATGATTTTCTCACAGTTAAATTCAGGGAATGGGCTATACAAATGGTATGCCGTATTTGCAGCATTCAAGCACATGCAGTCATGTTTGCTGCTGCATCAGTGACAAGACACCTGACCTTTCCTGCTATGCCCCACTCCTCCATGAGGCTCCTTTTAACCGTGGCAATGTTTTCTGCAGTGTGTTTCTGAGGAAAATGCTGCACTGCCAAGACTGATGAATGGAGTTCATGGCTAGATATGCCTCCATATTCATAGACGTCCACATATCAGCTGTTAAAGTAACAGCAACGGCACTCTGGAGGTCCTTTTTggttttctccttttcctcctcataTTTCTGGCTCACCAAGTCCTTGATGGTCTGAAAACAACCATACAAATACTGTTACACCAATAAAATATAGTTATATAGTTAGTACAAACATATAATAAACATTCTTAAACATACCTTCCTGCTTGGTAGAGCATACGAGGGTAAAATAAGCTTCAGAAGCTCCCTGAATCCCTCATTTTCAACAAAGCTGAGTGGCTGACAGTCTTTGATGATCATATTGACCACTGCCTCATCCACTGCTTGCTTGTTAGGAACTGCAAGCCAAAAGGAACTATTTTGTCAAAAGCTTAATAAAATGACTGTAATTTTTACAAACAATATCAAATAGACATAATACGAcgtggtggagcagtggttagcactgtcGCCTCACAACAAGAGGGTTGGATGTTCGATACCTGGCCTGGAGCCTGTCTGTTTGcatgcgtgttttttttttttagcacaatttTTAGAGAGAATTTAATAAATACCTGGGGTACTCTCACGAGTATCTGCCAATTCTTCATAGCCATGCGTAGCTCTATAATGCCTCAGCATTGATGAAGTGCTCTTATTGATATAAGATAGCTCTGTGGAGCAGAGCCGACACTTCACCTACAATaacacaaaaagtttatttatctGAAAACAATTCAAACCTTTTACCAGAACATTGCAttcacttgttaaaaaaaataaacaccctATCTCATGATTAGGGATAAGGATCTCATAATTACATGATAACATGAATAAAGCAACTGTAAGGCTCTCTAACTGACTATCATATGTATCACGGGTCATTCACTTGATAAACTGATAAAGTGAGTGCAATGCGCCACCGTAAAAAATAGTATATAAAGGAGAAAACGATTTACCTTGTATGGCGTCACGAGATCAAAATTATTCCACACCGGGGAACACTTCCTAGGACGATCCAGGATCAAGCAGAACTCCATCCGACAAACCCACGACATGTTGATACAGTTTGTTTCCTGATAAACACACTTTGGCGCGGCACAtccaaacatatatatatatatatatatatatatatatatcccttatcatcagaaaaatgccacaggaacatattaaaaacaccaaaaagaccattttcataGAACTGGGTCTAATGAAAAATATCCCAAAACACAAAGATGCCGTCTAGAACAACATTCACTTCATTAAGTTCTCAGTTGGGGGAaaagcatcagtgtttaaatgTCTTTGTCCCCTAATCAGAATCTCCTCTGTTGCAGCATAAATCAGAGCGTACAAGCCTCAGTTCCCCTCAGGACTGGAGGGAGACGCAGCACACGTCCGCTCCAGTTAAAGAAGACGCGGCCCTGAATGGCAATAACAGCAACGGCTTTGGAGTCAAGTCCTTGGACGAGCACATGGCCAGCCTCAACCTACTGGAGAGCAAATAATTCAGGAGATGATCTCCATGTTATCTTGTTCTCCGCATCAGCAAAGCAACCTCACTTCTGATCCAAGAAAGAGTCACTAGAAAAGTGGCTAGAAGCTGTAAAAACAGACTCGTGTTGGACAGAATTTGCCTTAGGTGGAATAATTCtgcagttaaaaacataaaagcccAATCTGGAGGTAGTCATGCACTGTTAATCTGAAACAGTTCCATCCCAGTCCACTAGAGGACGACAATCAAAACTACCGGTAGTAttgtatggagagaaattagactcagtcggatttgtgcgtgcgtaattcttgatttgtgcgtaaattaggatttgtgtatgcatattcttgctttgtgcgtgcgtaaattaggatttgtgcataactttggatttgtgcgtgatttgttattCACATAacacgttttgtgtataagttaaaaaaatataaaatgaaaaaaatacaaaatgcaatttacatatgcacaaattaagattacaacagcttgaaactacttacacacacacatctttaaaaaacacgcacgaatcccttgttacgcacacacgaacccaaagttacgcacggatctaccgtgagactctTTTCGCGTCTCACAAAtccgtccgtaagtgctgcgtttaaataccagtggaatgctcggtcattagaatcttcctatcagccttcccttctaaacgtatttccttcagtgggtgtagcagggcttaaaaaaactttaaaggaaaataaaaataattatctgagaatatgacgttcactcttaaacgctaatatatatattaaaagtatattattctccgagacaccgaattgatacaaaatgcgtaacaggaacgaccagtaggaggcactgtttttttttccggaaaaatcaaaggcagtcagactgagagagaCACCGGAAGAATGGCGGCgcatctcggtggtcagcgccccgaagtaagtagcctctatgttcaacactaacatctactgtcttcatgtattgattgagtcattgtctggatacgtttagaagggaaggctgataggaaaattctaatgaccgagcattccactggtatttaaatgcagcacttacggacgaatttgtgagacgtgaaaagaGTCTCACGGTAGtcagatccgtgcgtaactttggcttcgtgtgtgcgtaacaagggattcgtgcgtgttttttaaagatgtgtgtgtaagtagtttcaagctgttgtaatcttaatttgtgcatacgtaaattgaattttgtatttttttcattttatattttttttaacttatacacaaaacgtattatgtgagtaacaaatcacgcatacacaaatcctaattttacgcacaaatcacgaattacgcacgcacaaatccgactgagtctaatttctctccatagtaTTGCGTTTCCAAGAAAAATGAGGTCATCTTAAATCTAATTTTGGAGTAACCGTcattagctgagctaataaaatGATCAGAAGTCAGGAAATAAAAGCCCCCCTTCAGCCATACATCTGTCTTCACCATGTGCCTCAGTGTAACAGACCTGTGTGCTTTGTGCTGTATTGTTAATGTATTGGACAAGTTACataaggacaaaaaaacacacaagctaCATGATGCAGTCATCACTACAACCTTTGTGCAATCTCAGCCTGGTAACATGAACTTTTTAACTAAATGTTTTCTAGTGGCCATACGAGTATTTTACAAGTTCAACTCCATTTGTAACAGATCATTTCTCGCGTGATAAGTTCATTTTGCgaaagaaaatctgttcaaTGCCAGATATTCTGACTACTGCAAACTAATCAGAAGTGACAgcggagacttttttttttaccttattttGGAACGAAAAGGTTCAGTAAAGCTTTTTAATGAGAAATATCAGGTGTTACTGTCTTAAATATTACAGAAATAATGCCACACATTTGTGGATACTGGAAAGCATCTGAACCACTGACTATAaatggtgttccaaacaggaagtattgAATAGATTTGCAATAACTTAGATTTCAACAGTAAAACATCATGTAAACTAAGAGCAGATGGATACGTTGATACTTTCAACCAGTACCAGGGTGATGTCCCAATGAAAACAAACTAGCATAGCATTTGTGAAAACTTGTTGGCAATCTTACTGATCAGGTTTAGAtgaatcttatttttcttttagagaACTTAAGGTGGAGACAAATGTCTGAGGAGCTTTAGGAGTCATTTCTGTGGGGATGATTTCCAGAATAGAAACAAGGAGTGAGCTGGAAAATTGCTGCACATGCTTAAAAGGTAGacagaaatgaaatgttttatgcCAACATAAATAGATCAGGGGTATAGcaggagagaaaagaaaacagagctgCATATTTTCACCACTTGTGAGACAAGAATTATTTGCAAAAGTTGTGTGATCGTTCAGAGTTACAGTTTTTAGTCTGCAGTACAAGAGGAAAAGCTTTAATCCTGCCATGCCAGAATTTATTTCctaaataagaaaatattcTCCAATGTTTTTTCCAATCAAGGTCATGCTAAATGAAGTGAAGTCCTGGAATTAATGCCATAATGCAAATTAGTGACACACATCTTGAAGGGGTTAAACCAGAGGTGGGCCAACTATAAAAactcttttatgtttttgctttttttcttttacatattttcatttttttcaatcaaaattaaagcagGTTTTTGTCCACGCTCCATTGTATTTCCTTCTCCAATGAGatggattaccaaaacactccagGCATCTGCTCCTGGCCGGCCCTTTGgtccaattttagaaccctttatTGCCCACAAGTCCAGAGAAATGCAAACAATTTGAACATGAATTTAAGATGTCAGATAACTGAGTAAAATGATGGTGAAATCTATAGTGGGAATGATTTCAATTAAGTTTAACGCAAATCCTCTAATATTCTGCAGCACAACAGTGTCTAGTTGCCGTTTAGATGCAAAGTCCTGTACATGTAAAGtagatctgctgcagcaggaggatcttatttaaCACAGggggtattttattttataaggaaggtgtggttaaaaaaaaaatgtaatactagtattgtaagtgtttaaaagctacattttataaacGAATACCATAACGGATTCAAAACGAAACCGGGAAGTATGGCTCTCGTTGGGCTATGgttcaataaaaaatgggaCTAAATGGATCTTGTATTCccacaggttgcagacccctgaccaGAGTAATGTAGGATTCAGGCAAGtatataggcactttaacattgggagttgggtcatctagacccactagacagtgcgctaaaccttttttcttcaatgatttgtgatcttcactggtgtccatggattacatgaaatctttccacctttatccatctttgtcatggtagggagaacacgtcaatgtaagggtggggtcatctaagatagcacaagggttaaacctctGTGAAATATTTCTAAATACATTTCAACAATGCCCACCAGATGTCAGGCTGCTGCAAACAACAAACTTACATCATCCAGTCATCTTCTGCTCATGAAAGTGTATTGTTAAACCATTTTAGGTTTACCCACTGATCTGTCAcagttaaatatatttaaacggTTTATCATTGTACTTACTCTACTGTTAGTTTCAGTATGGATGTGCCTTCCTCTGGTCCTTTCCATTCAAACAACATACCAAACATATTTGGTGATGAAATGTTCCACATTAACTCTTTGGACGCTGCTGAATAAAAAcgttctttttaaaaaggtgcGATATCAGCAGGATTACAGGTAAAATGACGATGACTTCATCTTTGTGGCATAATTGAGGGAAGAGAGTCAGCTGACACGTGGATCAAGGCTGATTTTTCCGTGCGCACACAACACATTCTCAAGACTTGGAAGGTTTTCCCGTCACAATCATTTCTAATGAGTTTTTCCATTACCTCTGTGGTGAGCTGCTGCCTGCAATTAATTTGCAGATGAAGAACAAAACTTGCATCAGCGGCGAGGATGTAAAGCCGGTTTACAACAGAACTTAAAATAACACCTTAACATTTATAATCGTTTTGATTAGGGCCCTGGAGCATTAGGTGTgtgaatattttaatttttggtagAACTCACGGTGACTCGTGAGGAAAAGCATCATTAGTTGCCTGCATTTTTTAACTTGATGAATGTTTCCTAATGTGCTGTAAATATCTGCCAGTCTGTTTACATTCCACACTACTACATAACAAGCGCTAAACATCCatcttttttcaactttttgagGTTGAATGCGAGGTCCTCAAGCTGGCTGCCACTCGGGCACGGCGAGTGTTTCCAGCTGTGCAGATTTTGGCGTGTGTGTGGGTTTCGAATTCACACGTTGATCCACGTCAGCAGCTGTTAAAGcaagctgcagctctgctctggCCTGCTGTTAGGTTCCAGCTGTCTGACTCTTCATGTGGACATTGTCCACATTCCTTCTGCTGATGTTTCCCTGTTCCAGGAGACAGGATGATAAGGGAATACCGGAGGTCTGGCCAAGAGGATGGGCAGCACTTTGTAAGGCTAGACACTTTCTTCCTATTAACATGAATAGACCTGTGGGGCAGACTAGATCCGACTAAAATCAGATATTGATACTGAGTTTGGCTGGAGggattttatatatatgtaaatatatatatatatatatatatatatatatatatatatatatatatatatatatatatatatatatatatatatatatatatatatatatatatatatatatatatatatatatacacttgTATCTGTGTCAAGACAGTATTAAAAAACTTTGCAAAAGCCCAAGATTCCAAGATTTCTTGTGAGGAGAGCTGAAACAGACTCTGTCTCCAACAGCTCTGCGAATGCCTGTCCGACCtcctattttatttagaattggTTGCCCTGGTTGCAGAAAAGAGTCATGAATCTAAGAGATGAAACGTCAGTATAGTTAACAATACACATGTTTAAACTTCTTGCTGCAGACATGGGAGTGTTGGATCACAATTCTTGCTTATCCCAAACTCCCTCTGCTTTCTCAGACATCTCCTTCCTCAACATGGCAtttggacaagaaaaaaatcccaacacCCTTCAATGTGTAATAGAATTGCAGAcaatcattaaaataattac carries:
- the LOC110015879 gene encoding zinc finger BED domain-containing protein 4-like; its protein translation is MLRHYRATHGYEELADTRESTPVPNKQAVDEAVVNMIIKDCQPLSFVENEGFRELLKLILPSYALPSRKTIKDLVSQKYEEEKEKTKKDLQSAVAVTLTADMWTSMNMEAYLAMNSIHQSWQCSIFLRNTLQKTLPRLKGASWRSGA
- the fam206a gene encoding protein Simiate, with protein sequence MDSETQKDTELEPPSIIDRYYTRWYRADMKGQPCEDHCILQHSNRICVVTLAETHPVLQNGRTIKTINYQISNGCSRLNNKVSGKSKRGGQFLTDFAPLCRITCTDETKYTIYSCIRGRLLEVNENILERPNLLLEKPSTEGYIAVILPKFEESKSVTENLLSRKEFESIVSKRDQQPQAS